One stretch of Diabrotica undecimpunctata isolate CICGRU chromosome 5, icDiaUnde3, whole genome shotgun sequence DNA includes these proteins:
- the LOC140441221 gene encoding ornithine decarboxylase 1-like, translating into MKIPSVEERIHVLDDQSNVWTVIREIVSNNNQEDAFYVLNVGDIVRKHQEWCEKLPRVTPHYAVKCNDSLTVLETLNALGTNFDCASKGEINKVLSMGVEPERIIFANPAKPSSHIRHAAATGVNTMTFDSDTELHKVKNLFPDAKLVIRIRCDATDVQCQLGNKFGCDPITEAPELLRIARSLDLDVVGVSFHVGSGCREPPVFRRAISAARDIFDFAETLGYNFSLLDIGGGYPGGKGTSIDKIAEIVNLALDNYFPDPSIHVIAEPGRFYVSSAYTLVCNIHSIRNVNQINDEGGNNMHRMYYINDGVYGSFNCILYDHQVVVPQPLEERVGAKYYDSSVWGPTCDGLDQVIEHAMLPEMKIGDWLVFEDMGAYTLPVASPFNGFPIPKVHIVMDESIRVLMEDMFELTDRHFEMLTIPNNLKNKNDSSSKYELPDFPIAIGNSILDYVDVVAME; encoded by the exons atgaaaattccAAGTGTTGAAGAACGCATCCACGTTTTGGATGACCAATCAAACGTATGGACGGTGATCCGGGAAATCGTAAGCAACAACAATCAGGAAGATGCCTTTTACGTCTTGAATGTCGGAGATATCGTCAGGAAACATCAGGAATGGTGCGAAAAACTACCTCGAGTCACGCCGCACTACG ctGTCAAATGCAACGACAGCCTTACAGTTCTTGAAACCCTCAACGCCTTGGGAACTAACTTCGACTGCGCTTCAAAGGGCGAGATTAACAAAGTACTCAGTATGGGCGTAGAGCCTGAGAGAATCATCTTTGCTAATCCTGCCAAACCTTCCAGTCATATCAGACATGCTGCAGCCACTGGCGTTAATACTATGACGTTCGACAGCGACACTGAATTGCACAAAGTTAAGAATCTGTTTCCTGATGCCAA GTTAGTAATTCGCATTCGTTGCGATGCCACTGATGTCCAATGCCAACTGGGAAACAAATTCGGTTGTGATCCAATCACTGAGGCTCCAGAACTTCTTCGAATCGCTAGATCCCTTGACTTGGACGTCGTTGGTGTGAGTTTCCATGTAGGCTCCGGATGCCGTGAACCGCCAGTTTTCCGTAGGGCTATTTCAGCCGCAAGGGACATCTTTGATTTTGCCGAAACCTTGGGCTATAACTTTTCTTTACTTGACATCGGAGGAGGATATCCTGGTGGAAAAGGAACTTCCATCGATAAG atcgCTGAAATTGTCAATCTCGCACTGGATAATTACTTCCCCGATCCATCAATTCACGTAATAGCCGAACCTGGTCGTTTCTATGTAAGCTCTGCCTACACCTTGGTGTGCAATATCCATTCAATTAGAAACGTCAACCAAATCAACGATGAAGGTGGAAATAATATGCACCGCATGTACTACATCAACGATGGAGTTTACGGCAGTTTCAATTGCATCTTGTACGATCATCAG GTTGTAGTACCACAGCCGCTGGAAGAACGCGTAGGCGCAAAATACTACGATAGCAGCGTATGGGGACCGACCTGCGATGGACTCGACCAAGTAATTGAACATGCAATGTTGCCAGAAATGAAAATTGGTGATTGGTTGGTGTTTGAAGACATGGGAGCGTACACCCTTCCCGTTGCCAGTCCTTTTAATGGTTTTCCAATTCCTAAAGTCCATATAGTGATGGACGAGAGCATCAG GGTTCTGATGGAAGATATGTTTGAACTGACCGACAGGCACTTCGAGATGCTAACCATACCaaacaatttgaaaaataaaaatgattccTCTTCCAAATACGAACTTCCTGATTTCCCAATAGCTATTGGAAATTCGATTTTAGATTACGTTGACGTCGTTGCTATGGAATAA